In Papio anubis isolate 15944 chromosome 20, Panubis1.0, whole genome shotgun sequence, a single window of DNA contains:
- the LOC101003492 gene encoding interferon lambda-4, with amino-acid sequence MRPSVWAVVAAGLWVLCAVVTAAPRRCLLSHYRSLEPRTLAAAKALRDRYEEEALRWEPRNCSFRPRRDPPRPSVRPGSGRGRHGPGAAPSNALWSPQSCAQLRHVARGIADAQAVLSGLHRPELLPGAGPILELLAAAGKDVAACLELSRPGSSRKVPGAPRRRHKPRRADSPRCREVSVVFNLLRLLTWELRLVAHSGPCL; translated from the exons ATGCGGCCGAGTGTCTGGGCCGTGGTGGCCGCCGGGCTGTGGGTCCTGTGCGCGGTGGTCACAGCGGCCCCCCGGCGCTGCCTGCTCTCGCACTACCGCTCGCTGGAGCCCCGGACGCTGGCGGCGGCCAAGGCGCTGAGGGACCGCTAC GAGGAAGAGGCGCTGAGATGGGAGCCGCGCAACTGCTCCTTCCGCCCCAGGAGGGATCCTCCGCGGCCGTCGGTGAGGCCCGGGAGCGGGCGGGGAAGGCATGGACCGGGCGCGGCCCCCTCTAACGCCCTCTGGTCCCCGCAGTCCTGCGCTCAGCTCCGCCACGTGGCCCGGGGCATCGCGGACGCCCAGGCCGTGCTCAGCGGCCTGCACCGCCCGGAGCTGCTCCCCGGCGCCGGCCCGATCCTGGAGCTGCTGGCGGCCGCGGGGAAGGACGTGGCGGCCTGC CTCGAGCTGTCACGACCAGGCTCCTCCAGGAAGGTCCCCGGGGCCCCGAGGAGGCGTCACAAACCGCGGAGAGCT GACTCGCCTCGGTGTCGCGAAGTCAGCGTGGTCTTCAACCTCCTGCGCCTGCTCACGTGGGAGCTCCGACTGGTTGCGCACTCCGGGCCTTGCCTCTGA